ATAACCTTGAAGCTTTAGAGAATTTACTATTAAAAATAAAGGTATCACCAAATATTAAAGAACTAGTTATTGCTGGAGATTTACTTGATGAATGGTTTGTACCAGCTACAATTGATACTTATCAAGGAAACGATCAAGCAGATTTTGTACAACGCATAGCGGCAACCAATCAAGGTGTAATTGACGCCTTTAACGACATAATTAATGAAGGGGAAATTTTAGTAACTTATGTACCGGGAAACCACGATTTAACAGTAACTGAAGCAAGTGTTGAACTAATTCTTCCAGGTATAAATCAAGAACGCGATCCTGAACTTGGACTAGGAACTTACTCTCCAATCGGCTATCCTGAAATTGCAATTGAACATGGACATCGCTACAACTTCTTTTGTGCCCCCGATCCTTTCTCAAATCAAGATATCGCTCCGGGGACAATATCACCGCCAGGATACTTTTTTACAAGAATAGGCGCTCTTCATGCGTCGCAAGGTTATCCGGCTGTAGCAGGAGATATTTTGTCGGTTGTTACTCCAAATGAATCTGGTGGTGAAAGCCAGGATCTTTTATTTGCATATTGGGAAATCTGGGAATGGGCTATTAAATATCTTAAGATAAATAACACATTTGATGAAAATATAATTGTAACAAATTTTGATGGTTTTACCGACACCTACTCCGTCAATGATCTCGTACCTTACCAAACTACTCCGGGCGGAGAAATTGATGTAGTGTTATATAGAGGCATTCAGGACACATGGGATCAAAGGCAAACACATAACCATGTTACTGTTCCTATTCCTACAGATCGTGCTATTGCCAACTCAGCATCTGAAAGTGAACTGAGTGAACAAGCTAAGATACAGTATTTTGAAAATCCTAATTCTGATGTGAGAATTGTTGTTTTTGGACATACACATGTTGCAGACATGGAAGTTTCCTTAGATCATAATGGGCAAAAGGCGATTTATGTTAACTCTGGTACCTGGATTGATCATAATCCATCATCTTCCACAAAAATGGAATTTGTCGTAATAACTCCACAGAGTGATGATGAGAATTCCCAGACTTATGTAAAACTTTACAATTTTAATAATGAAGAAGCTCATCTAATGGCTGTTGACTCATTGCGTTTTTAAAATGAAATATGGGACGAAAATGCTTTAAGAATTTACTTTCAAACTCCTAAATCCAACCGATAACATAGGCTATATGCCAATAAAGAAAATTCTTAAATTTGACTATCACCGTGGCAGAGCCAAGGTGTATTTCGCTAAATTTATTTCAGCAAGCTGAAAATCGAATTTTCATTATTTACCCCTCTGCCTTCGGCATCTCCCCTCAAACAGAGGAGAAATTTCGGAAAACCCCGACGCAAGCGTCGAGGTTTTCTATTGATTAAAACGGCACATAGCCTTGACCGTTAACCGTCAACCCTTCTTAACTTGATCAAGCCAGTGATATATTCCCATTTTAACTCCCGTCTACTGATTCCTTCACGAATCATGATTTTCACAAACATTCGCGATTTCTTTTTTCTTGCCCGTTAAAGCGAATTTCATTCTCTTGTTTTGAAGTGAGAAAAGGAAAAATGAAACATCCATATTTGAGACAAACACACAAGCGGATGATTAAAAAATCAACCCTCTCACTCTCCCTTCACCAGCCTTCGTATGAATTTGGCAAGGCAGGCAGGGGGAAGTGAAAGAAAAAGTAAAAGAAAAATGAAAGAAAAGAATAGCTTTATAACAGTTCTAAATCGAAGAAATTCTCCCCTGTCAAGGGGAGATACGGCTTTAGCCGGAAATGGGTTTCAATCATATGAAACATCCATATTTGAGACAAACACACAGCAGCATGATTAAAACATTAACCCCCTCAGTCCCCCTTTTCAGGGGGAAGTGAAAGAAAAAGTGAAAGAAAAATGAAAGAAAAGAATAGCTTTATAACAGTTCTAAATCGAATAAATTCTCCCCTGTCAAGGGGAGATACGGCTTTAGCCGAGAGGGGTTTCAATCATATGAAAATATTAAATTTGTTAGAACAAGCTAAAAATAGTTTGAAACAGGCCGGCAGCACCAATCCCAAACTGGATGCTGAACTCATTATTTCTCATTTCACAGGAATCAATCGGCTGGAATTGAATCTTCATGCTGATGATGAAGTTTCTGAAGAAAGTCAAATTAAAATAAAAAAAGCAATTCAAAGAAGAATAGATCACGAACCGATCCAGTACATTTTAGGTGAAACTGAATTTTATGGATTACAAATCAAAGTAAATCCATCCGTGCTGATCCCCCGCCCCGAAACCGAACTGCTGGTAGAAAAAATCATCGATGAAAATCCTGCTGAAAAGTCAATATTGGAAATCGGCAGCGGCAGTGGTTGTATCGCCATTACCCTCAAAAAACTACTGCCGGATTCCAGCGTTACAGCTACTGATATTTCGGGAAAAGCTCTAAAAACAACTCAAGAAAATGCCGAAACAAATCAGACAGAAATAGATTTTATCCAATCCGATCTATTTGATAATATTTCAGGAAGATTTGATCTGATCGTTTCAAATCCGCCCTACATTCCAAAAGATGAATACAAAAAGCTTTCTACCGAAATCAAAAAATTCGAACCGGAAAGTGCACTGCTGGCAAATGAGGATGGAATTTATTTTTATCGGCAAATCTTGGAAAAAGCGAAGCAATTCCTGAATAATAATGGAAAAATTTATTTCGAGATCGGTTATGATCAGGCAGAGAGGATCAGAGAAATAGCTCTGCGAAACGGTTTTACTGGAATCGAAGTCTTTCAGGATTTGAACGGATTCGATCGGATGATGCGGATTGAATAGAAAATATTGCTTGCAGGATAATCAACTTGGTTTAATTTTTGTCTCATAGATAAATTATTAATAAATTTAGATAAGGAAAATTAAACCAAAGATGGTTTATTTTGATGAATTAAAATAAAGGATTAGTTGATCAATTATGGGAAAAATAAACCGATTATTACAAGATTGGCCAAAAGGAACTATCTATACATCTGCCTATCTAAAAAGTCTTGGTTTCAGTGATGCCTTGATATATCAGTATAAACAAAGTAACTGGATAGAAAGCCTCGGAAGAGGGGCTTTCAAACAAAAAGAAGACGAAGTAGATTGGCTGGGTGGTATTTACACCTTGCAAACTCAGAATCATTCGGATATTCATCCTGCCGGAAAATCCGCCTTGCAGCTTCTTGGAAAGACACATTATCTGCCATTTCGTTTTCACAACATTTATATGTATAGTTCGCAGGAAGATAGATTGCCTGCGTGGTTTTTCAAACTGCAAGATGCTGATAAATGTATCTTTCGCCCTACTAATCTATTCTCAAACTTCCTTGAAAGTTATTTTGTGAATTATCAGCATAAAAGTTTTTCAATAAAAATAGCTTCTTCCGAATTGGCTTCATTCGAGATGTTGCATAACATCCCTCAAAATCAGAGTTTCGATGAAGCATACAAAATATTTGAAAATCTTACAACACTTCGAGCTGATTTGGTTCAGTTATTGTTGGAAAGCTGTAACTCAATAAAGGTGAAGAGATTATTCTTATATTTTGCCGAAGAATTCGAACAACATTGGTTCAAAAAACTAAAATTAAAAAATATCTATCTTGGACATGGAAAACGGGTTATAGATAAGAATGGTAAACTTAACAAAAAATATCTGATAACGGTTCCAGAATTGGATAGGAATGATGAAATCCCTGTATTTTAATCAGGCAAATCTATTGTTGGAATTAGTGCCGTTTTTGAACAATGAAAAAGATTTTGCTCTGAAAGGCGGATCAGCAATTAACTATTTTGTAAGGGATTACCCACGTCTTTCTGTAGATATTGATTTAACCTATCTGCCTGTAAAAAATCGCCTTCAAACATTATCTGAAATTTCTTCTATGCTGGAAAGATTTAGCAGTTATACAAGAGAAAAAATAGGTAATATAAGGATTATTGAGAAGAGATTAAAAAGAGAAAAATTCATCCTTTCTTTTAAGAAATTGAAGCCAAAATGGGATTTGCTGGAATTTGATCATATCAAGAATCTGCCGGCAATCAGGTGGAAATTATACAATCTTTCCCAGATGGAAATAGCAAAACATAAAATTGCACTTGATAAATTAGCAAATCATTTAGAAGTGGGATTAAAAGGAATTTAGTTATGGATAAATTTATTATTAATGGTGGAAAGACACTTTCAGGCTCGGTACAGATCAGCGGAGCCAAAAATGCCATCCTGCCGATAATGGCAGCGAGCTTGCTGGCCAAAGGAAAATCGGTTCTGCATAATGTTCCGCATCTGAACGACATCAAAATGATGGCACATGTGATGCGAGTGATCGGAGCACGTATCGATTTTGAAGACAATACCATGGAGATTGATGCCACGCATGCCAGCTTCTGCGAAGCTCCTTATGAACTGGTCAGTAAAATGCGCGCTTCAATTTATGTGATGGGGCCGCTTCTGGCTCGTTTTGGAACAGCAAAAGTTTCCTTTCCCGGCGGTTGTGCGATTGGCACGCGTCCGGTAGATCTGCATTTGATGGCAATGGAAGCTTTGAAGGCGGAAATAACCATTGAACATGGTTACATTTTTGCCAGAACCAAAAAGCTGAAAGGTGGACATATCACCTTCCCAAAAGTGAGTGTGGGTGCGACTGCCAATGCTTTGATGGCTACAGTAATGGCAAAAGGTGAAACCAATATTTACAACGCTGCGATCGAGCCGGAAATTGGTAGTTTGATCGATTTTCTGAATTTGATGGGAGCGAACATCAAAGGCAAAAATACCGATCATTTACAGGTAACAGGAGTAAAAGAACTGCATCCTGCAGAAATGGAAATGATCCCGGATCGCATCGAAGCAGGTACTTTTGTCATCGCTGGGGCAATAACCAAAAGCCCAATCACTATTGAAAATTGCATTCCCGATCATATTCAGATATTATTGGAAAAATTAAAAGAAACCGGCTGCAACTTTGAAATTAATGATAATTCGATCAAAGTTATTCCTGCCGAAAATATCTTACCAACAGATATACAAACTCAACCTTATCCGCTCTTCCCCACAGATCTTCAGGCTCAGTTTCTGGCTTTGATGACTCTGGCAAACGGAACCAGTATCATCGAAGACACGATTTTCCCAGATCGATTTATGCATGTGGCAGAATTGAATCGTTTGGA
The Candidatus Cloacimonadota bacterium genome window above contains:
- a CDS encoding metallophosphoesterase, whose translation is MIVTISDMHLGADLAYAECKNNLEALENLLLKIKVSPNIKELVIAGDLLDEWFVPATIDTYQGNDQADFVQRIAATNQGVIDAFNDIINEGEILVTYVPGNHDLTVTEASVELILPGINQERDPELGLGTYSPIGYPEIAIEHGHRYNFFCAPDPFSNQDIAPGTISPPGYFFTRIGALHASQGYPAVAGDILSVVTPNESGGESQDLLFAYWEIWEWAIKYLKINNTFDENIIVTNFDGFTDTYSVNDLVPYQTTPGGEIDVVLYRGIQDTWDQRQTHNHVTVPIPTDRAIANSASESELSEQAKIQYFENPNSDVRIVVFGHTHVADMEVSLDHNGQKAIYVNSGTWIDHNPSSSTKMEFVVITPQSDDENSQTYVKLYNFNNEEAHLMAVDSLRF
- the prmC gene encoding peptide chain release factor N(5)-glutamine methyltransferase, encoding MKILNLLEQAKNSLKQAGSTNPKLDAELIISHFTGINRLELNLHADDEVSEESQIKIKKAIQRRIDHEPIQYILGETEFYGLQIKVNPSVLIPRPETELLVEKIIDENPAEKSILEIGSGSGCIAITLKKLLPDSSVTATDISGKALKTTQENAETNQTEIDFIQSDLFDNISGRFDLIVSNPPYIPKDEYKKLSTEIKKFEPESALLANEDGIYFYRQILEKAKQFLNNNGKIYFEIGYDQAERIREIALRNGFTGIEVFQDLNGFDRMMRIE
- a CDS encoding type IV toxin-antitoxin system AbiEi family antitoxin gives rise to the protein MGKINRLLQDWPKGTIYTSAYLKSLGFSDALIYQYKQSNWIESLGRGAFKQKEDEVDWLGGIYTLQTQNHSDIHPAGKSALQLLGKTHYLPFRFHNIYMYSSQEDRLPAWFFKLQDADKCIFRPTNLFSNFLESYFVNYQHKSFSIKIASSELASFEMLHNIPQNQSFDEAYKIFENLTTLRADLVQLLLESCNSIKVKRLFLYFAEEFEQHWFKKLKLKNIYLGHGKRVIDKNGKLNKKYLITVPELDRNDEIPVF
- a CDS encoding nucleotidyl transferase AbiEii/AbiGii toxin family protein, with the translated sequence MMKSLYFNQANLLLELVPFLNNEKDFALKGGSAINYFVRDYPRLSVDIDLTYLPVKNRLQTLSEISSMLERFSSYTREKIGNIRIIEKRLKREKFILSFKKLKPKWDLLEFDHIKNLPAIRWKLYNLSQMEIAKHKIALDKLANHLEVGLKGI
- the murA gene encoding UDP-N-acetylglucosamine 1-carboxyvinyltransferase is translated as MDKFIINGGKTLSGSVQISGAKNAILPIMAASLLAKGKSVLHNVPHLNDIKMMAHVMRVIGARIDFEDNTMEIDATHASFCEAPYELVSKMRASIYVMGPLLARFGTAKVSFPGGCAIGTRPVDLHLMAMEALKAEITIEHGYIFARTKKLKGGHITFPKVSVGATANALMATVMAKGETNIYNAAIEPEIGSLIDFLNLMGANIKGKNTDHLQVTGVKELHPAEMEMIPDRIEAGTFVIAGAITKSPITIENCIPDHIQILLEKLKETGCNFEINDNSIKVIPAENILPTDIQTQPYPLFPTDLQAQFLALMTLANGTSIIEDTIFPDRFMHVAELNRLDADIIMNKNVATINGVKSLSGAEVMATDLRASAALVLAGLAASGQTTISRIYHIDRGYERIEEKLKKMGADIKRKKG